One part of the Natator depressus isolate rNatDep1 chromosome 28, rNatDep2.hap1, whole genome shotgun sequence genome encodes these proteins:
- the LOC141978924 gene encoding zinc finger protein 2-like isoform X1, with product MVLCNLYVEKHNLQNQTHRRQARQLREKTPNPLSAARASCGSAVKPECVSRRRGTDGQSETRQRLQGNAPSGRRIGGRAKSETGAGLVAFQAVAVYFTKEEGALLDPAQRALCRDVMQETCETVTSLGFPVSKPDVISQLEKGEEPWVSEIQDSEEQGTLRGGCIAGGGMVSENGEWSLQQTDAEQVEPHRMLLRRSEGNVSISLEQGNSCESQHRPERQQTKQPAEKVDEYINCQATHKDLKGTTGQHRILTGVREKTCTECGKSFCRCSYLINHERILTGERPHQCSSPWVISTGSDQWLHV from the exons ATGGTGCTATGCAATCTATACGTAGAAAAACACAACCTACAGAATCAAACCCACCGCCGCCAGGCCAGGCAATtgagggaaaaaaccccaaaccccctctCGGCTGCACGGGCCAGTTGCGGGTCAGCGGTGAAACCCGAGTGTGTTTCCCGTCGCCGTGGGACCGACGGACAGAGCGAGACAAGGCAGCGTTTGCAGGGAAACGCACCCTCCGGCCGGCGGATCGGGGGAAGGGCAAAGTCGGAGACAGGGGCC GGGCTGGTGGCTTTCCAGGCGGTGGCGGTGTATTTCACCAAggaagagggggctctgctggaccccgctcagagagccctctgcagagacgtcatgcaggagacctgtgagactgtgacctcgctgg ggtttccagtttccaaacctgatgtgatctcccagctggaaaaaggggaagagccgtgggtcTCAGAAATCCAGGACTCAGAAGAACaagggaccctgagaggtggCTGTATAG CAGGTGGTGGGATGGTGAGTGAGAACGGGGAGTGGAGTCTTCAGCAGACAGATGCTGAGCAAGTGGAACCACACAGGATGTTATTGCGAAGGTCCGAAGGGAATGTGTCCATAAGTCTTGAGCAAGGAAACTCTTGTGAGagtcagcacaggccagagaggcaGCAGACAAAGCAGCCAGCAGAGAAAGTGGATGAATACATTAATTGTCAGGCAACTCACAAAGACCTCAAAGGAACCACAGGCCAGCACAGAATCCTCACAGGAGTGAGAGAAAAAacatgcactgagtgtgggaaaagcttctgtAGGTGCTCATACCTTATTAATCATGAGAGAATCctcacaggagagagaccccatcaatgca GTAGCCCTTGGGTCatctcaacgggtagtgatcaatggctccatgtctag
- the LOC141978924 gene encoding zinc finger protein 641-like isoform X2, with the protein MVLCNLYVEKHNLQNQTHRRQARQLREKTPNPLSAARASCGSAVKPECVSRRRGTDGQSETRQRLQGNAPSGRRIGGRAKSETGAGLVAFQAVAVYFTKEEGALLDPAQRALCRDVMQETCETVTSLGFPVSKPDVISQLEKGEEPWVSEIQDSEEQGTLRGGCIGGGMVSENGEWSLQQTDAEQVEPHRMLLRRSEGNVSISLEQGNSCESQHRPERQQTKQPAEKVDEYINCQATHKDLKGTTGQHRILTGVREKTCTECGKSFCRCSYLINHERILTGERPHQCSSPWVISTGSDQWLHV; encoded by the exons ATGGTGCTATGCAATCTATACGTAGAAAAACACAACCTACAGAATCAAACCCACCGCCGCCAGGCCAGGCAATtgagggaaaaaaccccaaaccccctctCGGCTGCACGGGCCAGTTGCGGGTCAGCGGTGAAACCCGAGTGTGTTTCCCGTCGCCGTGGGACCGACGGACAGAGCGAGACAAGGCAGCGTTTGCAGGGAAACGCACCCTCCGGCCGGCGGATCGGGGGAAGGGCAAAGTCGGAGACAGGGGCC GGGCTGGTGGCTTTCCAGGCGGTGGCGGTGTATTTCACCAAggaagagggggctctgctggaccccgctcagagagccctctgcagagacgtcatgcaggagacctgtgagactgtgacctcgctgg ggtttccagtttccaaacctgatgtgatctcccagctggaaaaaggggaagagccgtgggtcTCAGAAATCCAGGACTCAGAAGAACaagggaccctgagaggtggCTGTATAG GTGGTGGGATGGTGAGTGAGAACGGGGAGTGGAGTCTTCAGCAGACAGATGCTGAGCAAGTGGAACCACACAGGATGTTATTGCGAAGGTCCGAAGGGAATGTGTCCATAAGTCTTGAGCAAGGAAACTCTTGTGAGagtcagcacaggccagagaggcaGCAGACAAAGCAGCCAGCAGAGAAAGTGGATGAATACATTAATTGTCAGGCAACTCACAAAGACCTCAAAGGAACCACAGGCCAGCACAGAATCCTCACAGGAGTGAGAGAAAAAacatgcactgagtgtgggaaaagcttctgtAGGTGCTCATACCTTATTAATCATGAGAGAATCctcacaggagagagaccccatcaatgca GTAGCCCTTGGGTCatctcaacgggtagtgatcaatggctccatgtctag